In Spirosoma sp. KUDC1026, the sequence ATACGCAAAACAAGCTTGACAGCCAGGAACGGTCCTAGCACTCCTGTCACGTCGTATAGAACTGGCGCAGCACTTCGCCAACCTGCCAAACGTCCTCGAACGTATTGTACAACGGAGCGGGGGCCAGCCGAATGCAGTCAGGTTCGCGCCAGTCGCCAATGATGCCAGCTTCGGTCAGGTGCCTGAACAATTCCTTTCCCCGCTTGCGGACCAGTAATGACAGCTGACTGCCGCGTTGGTTTGGGTCGTCGGGCGTCAGCAGCATGACCTCGTCATAAGGGGCCAGAAGGTATTCCAGATAGCCCGTCAGCTGCTCACTTTTTTGCCGCAGGGCGCTCATGCCAACCTCAGCCGTGATAGCCAACGAAGCCTGGTGCAGCGCCAGTGCCGGAATGTTTGGCGTACTCAGTTGCCAGCCATCGGCTCCTACAGCCGGTAAAAAACCGGGGGTCATGGCAAACCGCCGATCTTCCCGGTACCCCCACCAGCCCGCCAGTCGGGGCAGGTTCTGGTTATGATGTTTCTCGTGCACGAAAATTCCTGAAACAGCACCCGGTCCACCATTCAGGTATTTGTAGGAACACCAGGTTGCAAAATCAACGCCCCATTCGTGTAGGCGGAGCGGAATATTTCCGATGGCGTGGGCCAGATCGAACCCGACCGGGATGCAGTGACGCGCGGCTGTTTCGGCAATAACCGCCATGTTATAGACCTGACCGGTATAATAATTCAACCCGCTCATCCAGATGACCGCCAGTTCATCGGCGTTTTCAGCAATGGCGCGCTGAATGTCGGTGGTATGAATCAGAAGATCGTCTGGGCGGGGCGCCACTTCAATTAGTACGTCGGCAGGATCGAGCCCCCGCTGGCGGACGTGCGTTTCCAGCGCGTACTGATCGGACGGGAAATCGCCTTTAATGGTCAGAATTTTCCGCTTCCGGGCCGCGGGTTGAAAGAATGACGTCAGCAATAGGTGAATATTTACCGTCAGCGCATTCATCGGGCAAACTTCAGTTTCGGAAGCGGCTCCTACAATCTGCGCCAGCGCTGGTTTGCACCGCTCGTGGTAGTTCAGCCAGACCTGCCCGGACGCATCACCCGGCTCGAACCAACCCTCAACCCCCAGGTTCTGCCAGACCGACAGTTCCT encodes:
- the kynU gene encoding kynureninase, translating into MMYENSLAFARQLDQQDPLRHTRNSFHIPQRDGVDLTYLCGNSLGLQPKMARQALEKELSVWQNLGVEGWFEPGDASGQVWLNYHERCKPALAQIVGAASETEVCPMNALTVNIHLLLTSFFQPAARKRKILTIKGDFPSDQYALETHVRQRGLDPADVLIEVAPRPDDLLIHTTDIQRAIAENADELAVIWMSGLNYYTGQVYNMAVIAETAARHCIPVGFDLAHAIGNIPLRLHEWGVDFATWCSYKYLNGGPGAVSGIFVHEKHHNQNLPRLAGWWGYREDRRFAMTPGFLPAVGADGWQLSTPNIPALALHQASLAITAEVGMSALRQKSEQLTGYLEYLLAPYDEVMLLTPDDPNQRGSQLSLLVRKRGKELFRHLTEAGIIGDWREPDCIRLAPAPLYNTFEDVWQVGEVLRQFYTT